In Streptantibioticus cattleyicolor NRRL 8057 = DSM 46488, a genomic segment contains:
- a CDS encoding toxin-antitoxin system YwqK family antitoxin: MSSTFLRSSLMIRVDTDDPELESQLDSRVTYRGEYFTGEVTEMNGDVMVALTTYRDGFEDGPSVEWFPGGGKLSEGVVRKGIPVGPWRMWHVNGELAEEKVFDEAGTGCVVRIRRWSERGDPLPQRSSQG, from the coding sequence ATGTCATCGACGTTTTTACGGAGCAGCCTCATGATCCGCGTAGACACCGACGACCCGGAACTCGAAAGCCAGCTGGACTCCCGCGTCACCTATCGCGGCGAGTACTTCACCGGCGAGGTGACCGAGATGAACGGCGACGTCATGGTGGCCCTGACGACCTACCGGGACGGGTTCGAGGACGGGCCGAGTGTGGAGTGGTTTCCGGGGGGCGGGAAGTTGAGTGAGGGGGTGGTCCGGAAGGGGATTCCGGTGGGGCCTTGGCGGATGTGGCACGTGAACGGGGAGTTGGCCGAGGAGAAGGTGTTCGACGAGGCGGGCACGGGGTGTGTCGTGCGGATCCGGCGGTGGTCCGAGCGGGGGGATCCGCTTCCGCAGCGGAGTTCGCAGGGGTGA